In Bradyrhizobium sp. 1(2017), one DNA window encodes the following:
- a CDS encoding GFA family protein: MAKAAAAAGIATGQCLCGKVTFEIDVPARWAWHDHSAASRRAHGAAYATYVGSWKKRFRITAGKTSLTRYEDKATKTTRSFCAHCGTPIAYERPRGPHMVNIPRALFKERTGRQPLYHIAIEELQEWAYTGEPLVPLKGFPGVVWQRSKKKKRARGEDPFELGREEM; encoded by the coding sequence ATGGCCAAAGCCGCAGCCGCCGCAGGTATAGCCACCGGCCAATGCCTCTGCGGCAAGGTCACCTTCGAGATCGACGTTCCCGCGCGATGGGCCTGGCACGATCACTCCGCCGCGAGCCGCCGCGCTCATGGTGCGGCCTATGCGACCTATGTCGGAAGCTGGAAGAAGCGCTTTCGTATCACTGCTGGCAAGACTTCACTTACGCGTTACGAGGACAAGGCGACGAAGACCACCCGCAGCTTCTGCGCGCATTGCGGCACGCCGATCGCCTATGAGCGCCCGCGCGGGCCGCACATGGTCAATATCCCGCGCGCTCTCTTCAAGGAGCGCACCGGCCGCCAGCCGCTCTATCACATCGCGATCGAGGAGTTGCAGGAATGGGCCTATACCGGCGAGCCGCTGGTGCCGCTGAAGGGCTTTCCCGGCGTGGTCTGGCAGCGTTCGAAAAAGAAGAAGCGAGCGAGGGGCGAGGATCCGTTCGAGCTGGGTCGGGAGGAGATGTAG
- a CDS encoding thiamine pyrophosphate-binding protein, whose translation MKNKITGRSAFLALLKDEGITHLFGNPGTTELPIMHALKDHPDLTYVMAMQESLVVAIADGYSRASGKLVACNVHVAPGLGNAMGSLYNAQFTGTPMILTAGQQEQGHGLMEPVLYGPLVRMAEPLVKWAVEVTRLEDLPRIVRRAAKVAMTPPTGPVFISLPGDILNSEAGIDLGRSTRIDARTKPSDEALRAFAARLLKAERPVIVTMDEVVKSDALKEAAELAELLGAAAYQSSTPYGAHFLSESPSFVGTLARVQKVARDTLAPHDLLIALGGDPLRMSVYSEVDTLPDGLGIVQVGLVDWEIAKNYGAEIALKADLKETLRALIPVLKEMGGATLASRARQRLAELAPKNWTARRAALVEQIGKSAGRSPIDPDFLVLQMIEAMPDHAILVDEGLTSSRQVTALRPHRDRYGYHGLASGGIGWGLPASVGASIANPDRPVVCFSGDGSAMYSIQSLWTAAHHKLPLNVVIANNGGYRIIKQRLLAFHGDDNYVGMDFVDPPVDFAGVAKALGCEAIRVSDAGELKATLASAFGRPGTKLIEVMVDGKV comes from the coding sequence ATGAAGAACAAGATCACCGGCCGCTCCGCTTTTCTCGCGCTGCTCAAGGACGAGGGCATTACGCATCTGTTCGGCAACCCCGGCACCACCGAGCTGCCGATCATGCATGCGCTCAAGGACCATCCCGATCTCACCTATGTGATGGCGATGCAGGAGAGCCTGGTGGTGGCGATCGCCGACGGTTACAGCCGCGCCTCCGGCAAGCTCGTGGCCTGCAACGTCCATGTCGCGCCGGGCCTCGGCAACGCGATGGGCTCGCTCTACAATGCCCAGTTCACGGGCACGCCGATGATCCTCACTGCCGGCCAGCAGGAGCAGGGTCACGGCCTGATGGAGCCGGTGCTCTATGGCCCGCTGGTGCGAATGGCCGAGCCGCTGGTGAAGTGGGCGGTCGAGGTGACGCGGCTGGAAGACCTGCCGCGCATCGTGCGTCGGGCCGCCAAGGTGGCGATGACGCCGCCGACCGGCCCGGTGTTCATCTCGCTGCCGGGCGACATCCTCAACAGCGAGGCCGGGATCGATCTTGGCCGCTCCACCCGCATCGATGCGCGCACCAAGCCCTCGGATGAGGCGCTCAGGGCGTTTGCTGCGCGGCTGCTGAAAGCCGAGCGTCCCGTGATCGTCACCATGGACGAGGTGGTCAAGAGCGATGCGCTGAAGGAAGCTGCGGAGCTCGCGGAGCTGCTGGGTGCGGCGGCCTATCAATCCTCCACCCCCTATGGCGCGCATTTCCTCTCGGAGAGCCCGAGCTTCGTCGGAACGCTGGCACGGGTGCAGAAGGTGGCGCGTGATACGCTCGCGCCCCACGATCTCCTGATCGCGCTCGGCGGCGATCCCTTGCGGATGTCTGTTTATAGCGAGGTCGATACGCTCCCCGACGGCCTCGGCATCGTGCAGGTCGGCCTCGTCGATTGGGAGATCGCCAAGAATTACGGCGCCGAGATCGCGCTGAAGGCGGATTTGAAGGAGACGCTGCGCGCATTGATTCCCGTGCTGAAGGAGATGGGCGGCGCAACGCTTGCGAGCCGTGCCAGGCAGCGCCTTGCCGAGCTTGCGCCGAAGAACTGGACTGCGCGCCGCGCTGCGCTGGTCGAGCAGATCGGAAAGAGCGCCGGTCGCAGCCCGATCGATCCGGACTTCCTGGTGCTGCAGATGATCGAGGCCATGCCCGACCATGCCATCCTGGTCGATGAAGGCCTCACCTCGAGCCGCCAGGTGACGGCGCTACGGCCGCATCGCGACCGCTACGGCTATCACGGCCTCGCCTCCGGCGGCATCGGCTGGGGCCTGCCGGCGTCGGTCGGTGCCAGCATCGCCAATCCGGATCGCCCCGTCGTGTGCTTCTCAGGTGACGGCAGCGCGATGTATTCGATCCAGTCGCTGTGGACGGCGGCGCACCACAAGCTGCCGCTCAACGTCGTCATCGCCAATAATGGCGGCTACCGCATCATCAAGCAGCGCCTGCTCGCCTTCCATGGCGATGACAATTACGTCGGCATGGATTTCGTCGATCCGCCGGTGGATTTTGCAGGCGTCGCCAAGGCGCTCGGCTGCGAGGCGATCAGGGTCAGCGATGCCGGCGAGCTGAAGGCGACACTGGCTTCGGCATTTGGCCGGCCGGGAACCAAGCTGATCGAGGTGATGGTGGACGGGAAGGTGTAA